The following proteins come from a genomic window of Rhodoligotrophos sp. CJ14:
- a CDS encoding DoxX family protein has protein sequence MTPSFVSAILENKASYAVARVLLTLPFWASGLAKLIDFQGGAAEMEHYGFTPGAIFNIAVIIVQLGGSLLVILNRAAWLGAGALGVFTALTILLVHTFWTKEGESAMISMFFALEHIGMIGGLILATILSVKTSRAA, from the coding sequence ATGACACCATCATTCGTCTCGGCAATTTTGGAGAACAAGGCCAGCTATGCGGTCGCCCGCGTCCTGCTCACTTTGCCCTTTTGGGCAAGTGGCCTGGCAAAGCTTATAGATTTCCAGGGCGGCGCCGCCGAGATGGAGCATTACGGCTTCACGCCGGGAGCGATCTTCAACATCGCCGTGATCATCGTGCAGCTCGGTGGCTCGCTGCTCGTCATCCTCAACCGAGCCGCTTGGCTTGGGGCCGGCGCCTTGGGCGTCTTCACCGCGCTCACCATTCTGCTGGTCCACACCTTCTGGACGAAAGAAGGCGAGAGCGCGATGATTTCGATGTTCTTCGCGCTCGAGCATATCGGCATGATCGGCGGTTTGATCCTGGCGACCATCCTCTCGGTCAAGACCTCTCGCGCTGCGTGA